A single Anopheles arabiensis isolate DONGOLA chromosome 2, AaraD3, whole genome shotgun sequence DNA region contains:
- the LOC120908548 gene encoding mitogen-activated protein kinase kinase kinase 11 isoform X1: MLMRSGIERSGSREQRDQQQDWVMMSPLWTARYDYEAQGDDELSLRVGQIVYVLSTDSSISGDEGWWTGKIGDRVGIFPSNFVTNEDPAVLKVQPVEIQYHELDLKEVIGVGGFSKVHRAFLNGEEVAVKASRQDDEFEVARQNVLQEAKLFWSLKHPNIVSLKGVCLDPKTLCLVMEYARGGSLNKILAGRKIPPNVLVDWAIQIARGMKYLHCEAPISVIHRDLKSSNVLISESIQHGHLLNKTLKITDFGLAREAYRTTRMSAAGTFAWMPPEVIKSGTYSKASDVWSYGVLLWELLTGETPYKGFDSLSVAYGVAVNTLALPIPKTCPESWGKLMKSCWEIDPHRRPSFKDIEKDLDIIARSGFAQTPHESFHTMQDGWKKEIAEVLQELRKKEKAFKSFEEELRSKEEELTRVQQEQRYKEENLAKREQELHAREIELLGRELKILINQNTPTPKKRKGKFSKSRIKLIKKAPGQISLPSDFRHTITIQHTAIRDERQRIDTPPGSPATRLRTIVFPGDVIKGKTWGPSTLHQRERSHLPTMRPSARPQQFSKSAPNLDKSRATALSASSSRHEILDYDTDEAWYAASLGAGPCTDVSTLSVAPLCSSLNRYGTLPSTVPMPTLYASEGQRKPKLSIIELVLYNMASMLASIASGYDVRVSNVTPLHPRLHPGPLQPYESYSQPVSPYHHHRHQLPPMVDPHPLQLEGMVRLDGTPPSLPPAPHTVDNALSQEAYEEELAHQAQDDRLYAQHSTPYQETPERQRPRKVHTQSTSPRQDERALKYTDSPQHYLPSTMSTTSGLGSNYTPSGPSSSFSVGAGTQPPTPSPRRKSSAASFMDFGDLPEERESRAGLYIPGEYDGYTQHNPIFNAGTRGATSSYIGSHYFPYRPAINFAFERETKSYGGEPVYEDHHYDSASYHDYAYEGAGPSGTASARATGTRVPTMGISAAGHRRTHSSISSTLHSSNVNQGFHMEGDEMDGAETRLIDDVTYKLGDLYLPGGGTDAANRLPAPSTAKLHESPLPPAFHASSRMHQYENVPNFFRRQSSLQQAHYSPSSAHSGHLSGDFMSGGAIPEPEERPYTVLGLTEHGADGGLLSSSLRPQTKLRSSMKKYTHSHPTHQQATASAGGQGKYGAGYGMHGTTSATNQTPPDSLTSDDSSYLSAKDNSSSISSQSRVRFTPEIVLDVDSPLQSPTCYTGGAAAAAASSGHGLKDRRSSSSGSTMLTATPGSGTSSASISGRRSNACDTSQS, translated from the exons ATGTTGATGCGGTCGGGGATAGAGCGGTCGGGCAGCCGGGAGCAGCGGGACCAGCAGCAGGACTGGGTGATGATGTCGCCCCTGTGGACGGCCCGCTACGACTACGAGGCGCAGGGCGACGACGAGCTGTCGCTCCGGGTGGGCCAGATCGTGTACGTGCTGTCGACCGACAGCAGCATCTCGGGCGACGAGGGCTGGTGGACGGGCAAGATCGGGGACCGGGTGGGCATCTTTCCGTCGAACTTTGTCACGAACGAGGACCCGGCGGTGTTGAAGGTGCAGCCGGTCGAGATCCAGTACCACGAGCTCGACCTGAAGGAGGTGATCGGCGTCGGGGGCTTCAGCAAGGTGCACCGCGCCTTCCTGAACGGGGAGGAGGTGGCGGTGAAAGCGTCACGGCAGGACGACGAGTTCGAGGTGGCGCGGCAGAACGTGCTGCAGGAGGCGAAGCTGTTCTGGTCGCTGAAGCATCCGAACATCGTGTCGCTCAAGGGCGTCTGTCTCGATCCGAAAACGCTCTGCCTGGTGATGGAGTACGCGCGGGGCGGCTCGCTCAACAAGATACTGGCGGGGCGGAAGATACCACCGAACGTGCTGGTCGACTGGGCGATCCAGATCGCGCGCGGTATGAAGTATCTGCACTGCGAGGCGCCAATCTCCGTCATCCATCGCGATTTGAAGAGCTCGAAcg TACTGATCAGCGAATCGATCCAGCACGGTCATCTGCTCAACAAAACGCTCAAAATCACCGACTTCGGGCTGGCCCGAGAGGCGTACCGGACTACGCGAATGTCGGCAGCCGGCACCTTCGCCTGGATGCCACCGGAGGTGATCAAATCGGGAACGTACTCCAA AGCGTCCGATGTGTGGAGCTACGGGGTGCTGCTGTGGGAATTGCTCACCGGGGAAACTCCCTACAAGGGCTTCGACTCGCTGTCGGTAGCGTACGGTGTGGCGGTGAATACGCTCGCCTTACCGATCCCGAAAACCTGCCCCGAATCATGGGGCAAACTGATGAAAT CCTGCTGGGAGATCGATCCACACCGTAGGCCTTCGTTTAAGGATATTGAAAAGGATCTGGACATCATTGCGCGGTCCGGCTTTGCTCAAACGCCCCACGAATCATTCCACACGATGCAGGACGGCTGGAAAAAGGAAATCGCGGAAGTGTTGCAAGAATTgcgtaaaaaagaaaag GCATTTAAATCTTTCGAGGAG GAACTACGCAGCAAAGAGGAGGAACTGACGCGAGTTCAGCAAGAGCAGCGCTACAAGGAGGAAAATCTTGCAAagcgagagcaggagctgcaCGCGCGGGAAATCGAGCTGCTGGGCCGCGAGCTGAAAATTCTAATCAATCAAAATACTCCTACCCCGAAGAAGCGGAAGGGGAAATTTAGCAAAAGTAGAATCAAG CTGATTAAAAAAGCACCGGGTCAAATTTCGTTGCCATCGGATTTTCGTCACACGATCACGATACAGCATACGGCCATACGCGATGAGCGGCAGCGGATCGACACGCCGCCCGGGTCGCCCGCCACCCGGCTGCGCACGATTGTGT TTCCGGGTGATGTAATCAAGGGTAAGACCTGGGGCCCATCGACGCTGCACCAGCGGGAGCGGAGCCACTTGCCGACGATGCGACCGAGCGCCCGACCGCAACAGTTCAGCAAGAGTGCCCCGAACCTGGACAAGTCCCGTGCGACCGCGCTGTCCGCTAGCTCGTCGCGGCACGAGATCCTAG ATTATGATACCGACGAAGCGTGGTACGCGGCCAGCCTGGGCGCCGGGCCCTGTACCGACGTGTCAACGCTGAGCGTAGCGCCGCTCTGCTCTAGTCTGAATCGGTACGGCACGCTGCCGAGCACGGTGCCGATGCCGACGCTGTACGCTTCCGAGGGTCAGCGCAAGCCGAAGCTTTCCATCATCGAGCTCGTGCTGTACAACATGGCCTCGATGCTGGCCAGCATTGCTTCCGGGTACGATGTGCGTGTGTCGAACGTAACGCCGCTCCATCCGCGGCTACACCCGGGACCGTTGCAACCGTACGAATCGTACTCCCAGCCCGTGAGTccgtaccaccaccatcgtcacCAGCTGCCGCCAATGGTAGACCCACATCCGCTGCAGCTGGAAGGTATGGTACGGTTGGACGGGACGCCGCCATCTTTACCACCCGCGCCACACACGGTGGACAACGCACTGAGCCAGGAGGCGTACGAGGAGGAGCTGGCTCACCAAGCTCAGGATGATAGACTTTAcgcacaacacagcacaccgTACCAGGAGACGCCGGAGAGACAGCGGCCGAG GAAGGTGCATACTCAATCGACCAGCCCAAGACAGGACGAGCGGGCGCTGAAGTACACGGACTCACCGCAACACTATCTACCATCGACGATGTCGACGACGAGCGGGCTCGGCTCGAACTACACGCCCTCGGGACCTAGCTCGTCCTTCAGCGTGGGAGCGGGAACGCAACCGCCAACGCCTTCGCCCCGCCGAAAGTCTAGCGCCGCGTCCTTCATGGATTTTGGCGATCTGCCGGAAGAGCGCGAAAGTAGAGCGGGCCTCTACATACCGGGCGAGTACGACGGGTACACGCAGCACAATCCAATCTTTAACGCGGGTACGCGCGGTGCCACTAGTAGCTACATCG GATCCCATTATTTCCCCTACCGGCCGGCGATAAACTTTGCGTTCGAGCGCGAAACGAAATCGTACGGCGGGGAACCGGTGTACGAAGACCATCACTACGACAGTGCCTCGTACCATGATTACGCGTACGAAGGTGCCGGCCCGTCGGGTACGGCCAGCGCTAGAGCAACGGGTACGCGCGTCCCAACGATGGGCATCAGTGCGGCGGGCCATCGCCGGACGCACTCCAGCATTTCCAGCACGCTGCACAGTAGCAACGTTAACCAAGGGTTTCACATGGAGGGCGATGAGATGGACGGTGCCGAAACACGGCTGATCGACGACGTGACGTACAAGCTGGGCGATCTCTACCTGCCCGGGGGTGGAACGGATGCGGCTAACCGCTTACCGGCACCGAGCACCGCAAAGCTGCACGAATCTCCCCTGCCTCCTGCCTTTCATGCGTCGAGCCGAATGCATCAGTACGAGAACGTGCCCAACTTCTTCCGGCGGCAATCGAGCCTGCAGCAGGCGCACTACTCCCCCAGCAGTGCGCACAGTGGCCATCTGTCCGGCGATTTTATGTCCGGTGGTGCAATCCCGGAGCCGGAGGAGCGTCCGTACACGGTGCTGGGGCTGACGGAGCACGGTGCCGACGGTGGATTGCTGTCGAGCAGCTTAAGACCCCAAACGAAGCTGCGCTCCAGCATGAAGAAGTACACGCACTCTCATCCGACGCATCAGCAGGCCACCGCGTCGGCTGGCGGGCAGGGTAAGTACGGAGCGGGCTACGGTATGCACGGGACGACCAGCGCCACAAACCAAACACCGCCCGACAGTCTCACCAGCGACGACAGCTCGTACCTGAGCGCGAAGGACAACTCGTCCTCGATTTCCTCGCAAAGCCGGGTGCGCTTTACGCCGGAAATTGTGCTCGACGTGGACTCGCCGCTCCAGTCGCCGACGTGCTACACGGGCGGAgcggctgctgcggctgcctCGTCCGGCCATGGCTTAAAGGACAGGCGCAGCTCCTCCTCCGGCAGCACGATGCTAACGGCAACGCCCGGTTCGGGCACGTCCTCGGCGTCGATTTCGGGCCGGCGGTCGAATGCCTGCGACACGAGCCAATCCTAG
- the LOC120908548 gene encoding mitogen-activated protein kinase kinase kinase 11 isoform X3, whose product MLMRSGIERSGSREQRDQQQDWVMMSPLWTARYDYEAQGDDELSLRVGQIVYVLSTDSSISGDEGWWTGKIGDRVGIFPSNFVTNEDPAVLKVQPVEIQYHELDLKEVIGVGGFSKVHRAFLNGEEVAVKASRQDDEFEVARQNVLQEAKLFWSLKHPNIVSLKGVCLDPKTLCLVMEYARGGSLNKILAGRKIPPNVLVDWAIQIARGMKYLHCEAPISVIHRDLKSSNVLISESIQHGHLLNKTLKITDFGLAREAYRTTRMSAAGTFAWMPPEVIKSGTYSKASDVWSYGVLLWELLTGETPYKGFDSLSVAYGVAVNTLALPIPKTCPESWGKLMKSCWEIDPHRRPSFKDIEKDLDIIARSGFAQTPHESFHTMQDGWKKEIAEVLQELRKKEKAFKSFEEELRSKEEELTRVQQEQRYKEENLAKREQELHAREIELLGRELKILINQNTPTPKKRKGKFSKSRIKLIKKAPGQISLPSDFRHTITIQHTAIRDERQRIDTPPGSPATRLRTIVYYDTDEAWYAASLGAGPCTDVSTLSVAPLCSSLNRYGTLPSTVPMPTLYASEGQRKPKLSIIELVLYNMASMLASIASGYDVRVSNVTPLHPRLHPGPLQPYESYSQPVSPYHHHRHQLPPMVDPHPLQLEGMVRLDGTPPSLPPAPHTVDNALSQEAYEEELAHQAQDDRLYAQHSTPYQETPERQRPRKVHTQSTSPRQDERALKYTDSPQHYLPSTMSTTSGLGSNYTPSGPSSSFSVGAGTQPPTPSPRRKSSAASFMDFGDLPEERESRAGLYIPGEYDGYTQHNPIFNAGTRGATSSYIGSHYFPYRPAINFAFERETKSYGGEPVYEDHHYDSASYHDYAYEGAGPSGTASARATGTRVPTMGISAAGHRRTHSSISSTLHSSNVNQGFHMEGDEMDGAETRLIDDVTYKLGDLYLPGGGTDAANRLPAPSTAKLHESPLPPAFHASSRMHQYENVPNFFRRQSSLQQAHYSPSSAHSGHLSGDFMSGGAIPEPEERPYTVLGLTEHGADGGLLSSSLRPQTKLRSSMKKYTHSHPTHQQATASAGGQGKYGAGYGMHGTTSATNQTPPDSLTSDDSSYLSAKDNSSSISSQSRVRFTPEIVLDVDSPLQSPTCYTGGAAAAAASSGHGLKDRRSSSSGSTMLTATPGSGTSSASISGRRSNACDTSQS is encoded by the exons ATGTTGATGCGGTCGGGGATAGAGCGGTCGGGCAGCCGGGAGCAGCGGGACCAGCAGCAGGACTGGGTGATGATGTCGCCCCTGTGGACGGCCCGCTACGACTACGAGGCGCAGGGCGACGACGAGCTGTCGCTCCGGGTGGGCCAGATCGTGTACGTGCTGTCGACCGACAGCAGCATCTCGGGCGACGAGGGCTGGTGGACGGGCAAGATCGGGGACCGGGTGGGCATCTTTCCGTCGAACTTTGTCACGAACGAGGACCCGGCGGTGTTGAAGGTGCAGCCGGTCGAGATCCAGTACCACGAGCTCGACCTGAAGGAGGTGATCGGCGTCGGGGGCTTCAGCAAGGTGCACCGCGCCTTCCTGAACGGGGAGGAGGTGGCGGTGAAAGCGTCACGGCAGGACGACGAGTTCGAGGTGGCGCGGCAGAACGTGCTGCAGGAGGCGAAGCTGTTCTGGTCGCTGAAGCATCCGAACATCGTGTCGCTCAAGGGCGTCTGTCTCGATCCGAAAACGCTCTGCCTGGTGATGGAGTACGCGCGGGGCGGCTCGCTCAACAAGATACTGGCGGGGCGGAAGATACCACCGAACGTGCTGGTCGACTGGGCGATCCAGATCGCGCGCGGTATGAAGTATCTGCACTGCGAGGCGCCAATCTCCGTCATCCATCGCGATTTGAAGAGCTCGAAcg TACTGATCAGCGAATCGATCCAGCACGGTCATCTGCTCAACAAAACGCTCAAAATCACCGACTTCGGGCTGGCCCGAGAGGCGTACCGGACTACGCGAATGTCGGCAGCCGGCACCTTCGCCTGGATGCCACCGGAGGTGATCAAATCGGGAACGTACTCCAA AGCGTCCGATGTGTGGAGCTACGGGGTGCTGCTGTGGGAATTGCTCACCGGGGAAACTCCCTACAAGGGCTTCGACTCGCTGTCGGTAGCGTACGGTGTGGCGGTGAATACGCTCGCCTTACCGATCCCGAAAACCTGCCCCGAATCATGGGGCAAACTGATGAAAT CCTGCTGGGAGATCGATCCACACCGTAGGCCTTCGTTTAAGGATATTGAAAAGGATCTGGACATCATTGCGCGGTCCGGCTTTGCTCAAACGCCCCACGAATCATTCCACACGATGCAGGACGGCTGGAAAAAGGAAATCGCGGAAGTGTTGCAAGAATTgcgtaaaaaagaaaag GCATTTAAATCTTTCGAGGAG GAACTACGCAGCAAAGAGGAGGAACTGACGCGAGTTCAGCAAGAGCAGCGCTACAAGGAGGAAAATCTTGCAAagcgagagcaggagctgcaCGCGCGGGAAATCGAGCTGCTGGGCCGCGAGCTGAAAATTCTAATCAATCAAAATACTCCTACCCCGAAGAAGCGGAAGGGGAAATTTAGCAAAAGTAGAATCAAG CTGATTAAAAAAGCACCGGGTCAAATTTCGTTGCCATCGGATTTTCGTCACACGATCACGATACAGCATACGGCCATACGCGATGAGCGGCAGCGGATCGACACGCCGCCCGGGTCGCCCGCCACCCGGCTGCGCACGATTGTGT ATTATGATACCGACGAAGCGTGGTACGCGGCCAGCCTGGGCGCCGGGCCCTGTACCGACGTGTCAACGCTGAGCGTAGCGCCGCTCTGCTCTAGTCTGAATCGGTACGGCACGCTGCCGAGCACGGTGCCGATGCCGACGCTGTACGCTTCCGAGGGTCAGCGCAAGCCGAAGCTTTCCATCATCGAGCTCGTGCTGTACAACATGGCCTCGATGCTGGCCAGCATTGCTTCCGGGTACGATGTGCGTGTGTCGAACGTAACGCCGCTCCATCCGCGGCTACACCCGGGACCGTTGCAACCGTACGAATCGTACTCCCAGCCCGTGAGTccgtaccaccaccatcgtcacCAGCTGCCGCCAATGGTAGACCCACATCCGCTGCAGCTGGAAGGTATGGTACGGTTGGACGGGACGCCGCCATCTTTACCACCCGCGCCACACACGGTGGACAACGCACTGAGCCAGGAGGCGTACGAGGAGGAGCTGGCTCACCAAGCTCAGGATGATAGACTTTAcgcacaacacagcacaccgTACCAGGAGACGCCGGAGAGACAGCGGCCGAG GAAGGTGCATACTCAATCGACCAGCCCAAGACAGGACGAGCGGGCGCTGAAGTACACGGACTCACCGCAACACTATCTACCATCGACGATGTCGACGACGAGCGGGCTCGGCTCGAACTACACGCCCTCGGGACCTAGCTCGTCCTTCAGCGTGGGAGCGGGAACGCAACCGCCAACGCCTTCGCCCCGCCGAAAGTCTAGCGCCGCGTCCTTCATGGATTTTGGCGATCTGCCGGAAGAGCGCGAAAGTAGAGCGGGCCTCTACATACCGGGCGAGTACGACGGGTACACGCAGCACAATCCAATCTTTAACGCGGGTACGCGCGGTGCCACTAGTAGCTACATCG GATCCCATTATTTCCCCTACCGGCCGGCGATAAACTTTGCGTTCGAGCGCGAAACGAAATCGTACGGCGGGGAACCGGTGTACGAAGACCATCACTACGACAGTGCCTCGTACCATGATTACGCGTACGAAGGTGCCGGCCCGTCGGGTACGGCCAGCGCTAGAGCAACGGGTACGCGCGTCCCAACGATGGGCATCAGTGCGGCGGGCCATCGCCGGACGCACTCCAGCATTTCCAGCACGCTGCACAGTAGCAACGTTAACCAAGGGTTTCACATGGAGGGCGATGAGATGGACGGTGCCGAAACACGGCTGATCGACGACGTGACGTACAAGCTGGGCGATCTCTACCTGCCCGGGGGTGGAACGGATGCGGCTAACCGCTTACCGGCACCGAGCACCGCAAAGCTGCACGAATCTCCCCTGCCTCCTGCCTTTCATGCGTCGAGCCGAATGCATCAGTACGAGAACGTGCCCAACTTCTTCCGGCGGCAATCGAGCCTGCAGCAGGCGCACTACTCCCCCAGCAGTGCGCACAGTGGCCATCTGTCCGGCGATTTTATGTCCGGTGGTGCAATCCCGGAGCCGGAGGAGCGTCCGTACACGGTGCTGGGGCTGACGGAGCACGGTGCCGACGGTGGATTGCTGTCGAGCAGCTTAAGACCCCAAACGAAGCTGCGCTCCAGCATGAAGAAGTACACGCACTCTCATCCGACGCATCAGCAGGCCACCGCGTCGGCTGGCGGGCAGGGTAAGTACGGAGCGGGCTACGGTATGCACGGGACGACCAGCGCCACAAACCAAACACCGCCCGACAGTCTCACCAGCGACGACAGCTCGTACCTGAGCGCGAAGGACAACTCGTCCTCGATTTCCTCGCAAAGCCGGGTGCGCTTTACGCCGGAAATTGTGCTCGACGTGGACTCGCCGCTCCAGTCGCCGACGTGCTACACGGGCGGAgcggctgctgcggctgcctCGTCCGGCCATGGCTTAAAGGACAGGCGCAGCTCCTCCTCCGGCAGCACGATGCTAACGGCAACGCCCGGTTCGGGCACGTCCTCGGCGTCGATTTCGGGCCGGCGGTCGAATGCCTGCGACACGAGCCAATCCTAG
- the LOC120908548 gene encoding mitogen-activated protein kinase kinase kinase 11 isoform X2, which yields MLMRSGIERSGSREQRDQQQDWVMMSPLWTARYDYEAQGDDELSLRVGQIVYVLSTDSSISGDEGWWTGKIGDRVGIFPSNFVTNEDPAVLKVQPVEIQYHELDLKEVIGVGGFSKVHRAFLNGEEVAVKASRQDDEFEVARQNVLQEAKLFWSLKHPNIVSLKGVCLDPKTLCLVMEYARGGSLNKILAGRKIPPNVLVDWAIQIARGMKYLHCEAPISVIHRDLKSSNVLISESIQHGHLLNKTLKITDFGLAREAYRTTRMSAAGTFAWMPPEVIKSGTYSKASDVWSYGVLLWELLTGETPYKGFDSLSVAYGVAVNTLALPIPKTCPESWGKLMKSCWEIDPHRRPSFKDIEKDLDIIARSGFAQTPHESFHTMQDGWKKEIAEVLQELRKKEKELRSKEEELTRVQQEQRYKEENLAKREQELHAREIELLGRELKILINQNTPTPKKRKGKFSKSRIKLIKKAPGQISLPSDFRHTITIQHTAIRDERQRIDTPPGSPATRLRTIVFPGDVIKGKTWGPSTLHQRERSHLPTMRPSARPQQFSKSAPNLDKSRATALSASSSRHEILDYDTDEAWYAASLGAGPCTDVSTLSVAPLCSSLNRYGTLPSTVPMPTLYASEGQRKPKLSIIELVLYNMASMLASIASGYDVRVSNVTPLHPRLHPGPLQPYESYSQPVSPYHHHRHQLPPMVDPHPLQLEGMVRLDGTPPSLPPAPHTVDNALSQEAYEEELAHQAQDDRLYAQHSTPYQETPERQRPRKVHTQSTSPRQDERALKYTDSPQHYLPSTMSTTSGLGSNYTPSGPSSSFSVGAGTQPPTPSPRRKSSAASFMDFGDLPEERESRAGLYIPGEYDGYTQHNPIFNAGTRGATSSYIGSHYFPYRPAINFAFERETKSYGGEPVYEDHHYDSASYHDYAYEGAGPSGTASARATGTRVPTMGISAAGHRRTHSSISSTLHSSNVNQGFHMEGDEMDGAETRLIDDVTYKLGDLYLPGGGTDAANRLPAPSTAKLHESPLPPAFHASSRMHQYENVPNFFRRQSSLQQAHYSPSSAHSGHLSGDFMSGGAIPEPEERPYTVLGLTEHGADGGLLSSSLRPQTKLRSSMKKYTHSHPTHQQATASAGGQGKYGAGYGMHGTTSATNQTPPDSLTSDDSSYLSAKDNSSSISSQSRVRFTPEIVLDVDSPLQSPTCYTGGAAAAAASSGHGLKDRRSSSSGSTMLTATPGSGTSSASISGRRSNACDTSQS from the exons ATGTTGATGCGGTCGGGGATAGAGCGGTCGGGCAGCCGGGAGCAGCGGGACCAGCAGCAGGACTGGGTGATGATGTCGCCCCTGTGGACGGCCCGCTACGACTACGAGGCGCAGGGCGACGACGAGCTGTCGCTCCGGGTGGGCCAGATCGTGTACGTGCTGTCGACCGACAGCAGCATCTCGGGCGACGAGGGCTGGTGGACGGGCAAGATCGGGGACCGGGTGGGCATCTTTCCGTCGAACTTTGTCACGAACGAGGACCCGGCGGTGTTGAAGGTGCAGCCGGTCGAGATCCAGTACCACGAGCTCGACCTGAAGGAGGTGATCGGCGTCGGGGGCTTCAGCAAGGTGCACCGCGCCTTCCTGAACGGGGAGGAGGTGGCGGTGAAAGCGTCACGGCAGGACGACGAGTTCGAGGTGGCGCGGCAGAACGTGCTGCAGGAGGCGAAGCTGTTCTGGTCGCTGAAGCATCCGAACATCGTGTCGCTCAAGGGCGTCTGTCTCGATCCGAAAACGCTCTGCCTGGTGATGGAGTACGCGCGGGGCGGCTCGCTCAACAAGATACTGGCGGGGCGGAAGATACCACCGAACGTGCTGGTCGACTGGGCGATCCAGATCGCGCGCGGTATGAAGTATCTGCACTGCGAGGCGCCAATCTCCGTCATCCATCGCGATTTGAAGAGCTCGAAcg TACTGATCAGCGAATCGATCCAGCACGGTCATCTGCTCAACAAAACGCTCAAAATCACCGACTTCGGGCTGGCCCGAGAGGCGTACCGGACTACGCGAATGTCGGCAGCCGGCACCTTCGCCTGGATGCCACCGGAGGTGATCAAATCGGGAACGTACTCCAA AGCGTCCGATGTGTGGAGCTACGGGGTGCTGCTGTGGGAATTGCTCACCGGGGAAACTCCCTACAAGGGCTTCGACTCGCTGTCGGTAGCGTACGGTGTGGCGGTGAATACGCTCGCCTTACCGATCCCGAAAACCTGCCCCGAATCATGGGGCAAACTGATGAAAT CCTGCTGGGAGATCGATCCACACCGTAGGCCTTCGTTTAAGGATATTGAAAAGGATCTGGACATCATTGCGCGGTCCGGCTTTGCTCAAACGCCCCACGAATCATTCCACACGATGCAGGACGGCTGGAAAAAGGAAATCGCGGAAGTGTTGCAAGAATTgcgtaaaaaagaaaag GAACTACGCAGCAAAGAGGAGGAACTGACGCGAGTTCAGCAAGAGCAGCGCTACAAGGAGGAAAATCTTGCAAagcgagagcaggagctgcaCGCGCGGGAAATCGAGCTGCTGGGCCGCGAGCTGAAAATTCTAATCAATCAAAATACTCCTACCCCGAAGAAGCGGAAGGGGAAATTTAGCAAAAGTAGAATCAAG CTGATTAAAAAAGCACCGGGTCAAATTTCGTTGCCATCGGATTTTCGTCACACGATCACGATACAGCATACGGCCATACGCGATGAGCGGCAGCGGATCGACACGCCGCCCGGGTCGCCCGCCACCCGGCTGCGCACGATTGTGT TTCCGGGTGATGTAATCAAGGGTAAGACCTGGGGCCCATCGACGCTGCACCAGCGGGAGCGGAGCCACTTGCCGACGATGCGACCGAGCGCCCGACCGCAACAGTTCAGCAAGAGTGCCCCGAACCTGGACAAGTCCCGTGCGACCGCGCTGTCCGCTAGCTCGTCGCGGCACGAGATCCTAG ATTATGATACCGACGAAGCGTGGTACGCGGCCAGCCTGGGCGCCGGGCCCTGTACCGACGTGTCAACGCTGAGCGTAGCGCCGCTCTGCTCTAGTCTGAATCGGTACGGCACGCTGCCGAGCACGGTGCCGATGCCGACGCTGTACGCTTCCGAGGGTCAGCGCAAGCCGAAGCTTTCCATCATCGAGCTCGTGCTGTACAACATGGCCTCGATGCTGGCCAGCATTGCTTCCGGGTACGATGTGCGTGTGTCGAACGTAACGCCGCTCCATCCGCGGCTACACCCGGGACCGTTGCAACCGTACGAATCGTACTCCCAGCCCGTGAGTccgtaccaccaccatcgtcacCAGCTGCCGCCAATGGTAGACCCACATCCGCTGCAGCTGGAAGGTATGGTACGGTTGGACGGGACGCCGCCATCTTTACCACCCGCGCCACACACGGTGGACAACGCACTGAGCCAGGAGGCGTACGAGGAGGAGCTGGCTCACCAAGCTCAGGATGATAGACTTTAcgcacaacacagcacaccgTACCAGGAGACGCCGGAGAGACAGCGGCCGAG GAAGGTGCATACTCAATCGACCAGCCCAAGACAGGACGAGCGGGCGCTGAAGTACACGGACTCACCGCAACACTATCTACCATCGACGATGTCGACGACGAGCGGGCTCGGCTCGAACTACACGCCCTCGGGACCTAGCTCGTCCTTCAGCGTGGGAGCGGGAACGCAACCGCCAACGCCTTCGCCCCGCCGAAAGTCTAGCGCCGCGTCCTTCATGGATTTTGGCGATCTGCCGGAAGAGCGCGAAAGTAGAGCGGGCCTCTACATACCGGGCGAGTACGACGGGTACACGCAGCACAATCCAATCTTTAACGCGGGTACGCGCGGTGCCACTAGTAGCTACATCG GATCCCATTATTTCCCCTACCGGCCGGCGATAAACTTTGCGTTCGAGCGCGAAACGAAATCGTACGGCGGGGAACCGGTGTACGAAGACCATCACTACGACAGTGCCTCGTACCATGATTACGCGTACGAAGGTGCCGGCCCGTCGGGTACGGCCAGCGCTAGAGCAACGGGTACGCGCGTCCCAACGATGGGCATCAGTGCGGCGGGCCATCGCCGGACGCACTCCAGCATTTCCAGCACGCTGCACAGTAGCAACGTTAACCAAGGGTTTCACATGGAGGGCGATGAGATGGACGGTGCCGAAACACGGCTGATCGACGACGTGACGTACAAGCTGGGCGATCTCTACCTGCCCGGGGGTGGAACGGATGCGGCTAACCGCTTACCGGCACCGAGCACCGCAAAGCTGCACGAATCTCCCCTGCCTCCTGCCTTTCATGCGTCGAGCCGAATGCATCAGTACGAGAACGTGCCCAACTTCTTCCGGCGGCAATCGAGCCTGCAGCAGGCGCACTACTCCCCCAGCAGTGCGCACAGTGGCCATCTGTCCGGCGATTTTATGTCCGGTGGTGCAATCCCGGAGCCGGAGGAGCGTCCGTACACGGTGCTGGGGCTGACGGAGCACGGTGCCGACGGTGGATTGCTGTCGAGCAGCTTAAGACCCCAAACGAAGCTGCGCTCCAGCATGAAGAAGTACACGCACTCTCATCCGACGCATCAGCAGGCCACCGCGTCGGCTGGCGGGCAGGGTAAGTACGGAGCGGGCTACGGTATGCACGGGACGACCAGCGCCACAAACCAAACACCGCCCGACAGTCTCACCAGCGACGACAGCTCGTACCTGAGCGCGAAGGACAACTCGTCCTCGATTTCCTCGCAAAGCCGGGTGCGCTTTACGCCGGAAATTGTGCTCGACGTGGACTCGCCGCTCCAGTCGCCGACGTGCTACACGGGCGGAgcggctgctgcggctgcctCGTCCGGCCATGGCTTAAAGGACAGGCGCAGCTCCTCCTCCGGCAGCACGATGCTAACGGCAACGCCCGGTTCGGGCACGTCCTCGGCGTCGATTTCGGGCCGGCGGTCGAATGCCTGCGACACGAGCCAATCCTAG